The window TTCATTTTTGATGCCTGGGCACGGCTTCGCCTGCTCAGTCCCAAAGGGTTGAGTGTCAATACGTCCCTAATTTAATATGCGAATTTTTCTGAAGCAAGGGGAAAAAGACGGTTTTGGGCTTGTCCTGGTATTTTCCGTGAAAACACGGTAGCGGTTTTGGGTAGGGGAGGTGTCGTGGCTTCTGTTATTCCCGTGCCTGCCAAACTTGAACCAGTTCATTTTTGCTCCATCCCGGACAGGGCATTTTTATGCCTCAATCTTTTGCCATGATGGAACCTGTTCAAGTTATTGAAGCACTCTACCGCTATTTTGCGGCCAAGGACGAACCCGGCTTACTTCAGCTGCTGGACGCTGCTGTCCAATGGAAGCAGATGGATGGTTTCCCCGGCAGCGGATCCTATTCCTCGGCCGATGAAGTGATCAAAAAGGTTTTCCGCCGCTTGCAGACGGAATGGCTCGACTGGAAGGCGGTCGTTACCAATTTCCATGCGGCGGGTAGCCATGTTTTCGTGGAAGGGTATTATTCGGGGACCTATGCCCCGACCGGTAAATCCATGCAGGCCGATTTCCTGCATAGCTATGATGTGAAGGAGGGAAAGGTGGTGGCTTTCCGGCAGTATACGGATACGTGGTTGGTGGTAAGGGCGATGATGGGGTAGGGAAAGTAACGCAAAGTCCGCGAAGAGGACGCAGAGGGCGCAAAGGGGATTTCTCTTTGCGTTCTTCGCGCTTTATTACCTGCCGATGCTAAAGCTAAGGCAGGCGAAGCGTACTTTGCGTTACCCCTCTTATTAGCCTAAAACGCCCACGCCACACTCACAATCCCGAAAGTCCCTTCCATCCACGGATTGAACAGGTACCCCGTCACACTCAACTGCTTCCAGCTGAAACCCGTCAGCACCCCGCGCTGGATCTCCAGCTC is drawn from Flavihumibacter rivuli and contains these coding sequences:
- a CDS encoding nuclear transport factor 2 family protein; the protein is MMEPVQVIEALYRYFAAKDEPGLLQLLDAAVQWKQMDGFPGSGSYSSADEVIKKVFRRLQTEWLDWKAVVTNFHAAGSHVFVEGYYSGTYAPTGKSMQADFLHSYDVKEGKVVAFRQYTDTWLVVRAMMG